The following nucleotide sequence is from Mycobacterium sp. Z3061.
GGTTACCGGCACCGGCTCAAGTGAGTAACGCCAGCTGTGCTGCCAGCAGCGTCCGGTCGAAATAGCAGCGTTCCAGAATCAGATCCGGCCCGCGGAAGCCGAACAGATTGATACTCAACATATCCATCGGCGTGTCCGGCGCGGTGGTGCGCGTTTCGACGATTAGACCGTTGTCGCCGTGGTAGAGCGACGCAGCCGAATACCGCAGCAGCGGCAGGTCCGTCCACTGCTGTACCAGCATCGCGCGCACCGCGGCATCTCCGTCGAAAACTGCTCCGGTAGGTATGATTTCGTAACGAGGGTGAGTGAAGGTAGCCATCACCGCATCGAGATCGCGGGCGTTCTCGGCGGCGACATGTCGCAGCACGAGTTCCTCCCGGTGCCTCTGTAGTTCGGTAATCATCGCGGCTCGAACACCGCCAGATTGCGACCATCGTCCAAGGCCAGCCAGGTCACCCCGACTCTGTCGCCCACCGCGGGTGGTGGCCCGAAGACGTTGGACATCATGCGTACTCCCTCCGCAAGGTCTACCAGCACAACCGAATACGGCACCTTGTCCGCCAACGCGGGTAGCGCCGGCCGGTGATGCACACTGACCGCGTAGACAACACCCGCACCGCTGAGTGTTTCCCAACGCAACCGGGAATCACCGCAGTATGGGCACGCAAATCGCGGATACCAGACCAGACGAGAGCAGGACTCGCAACGCTGCATGGTGAGCTCGCAACGCCGCGTGGCGTCCCAGAACGGCGCGGAGACAGTACTGGGCGATGGGACAGGCAGCGACTCGGTCACAACGTGGCCTCCGTTCCCAGGATCACGGTCGAGGTCGCCGACAACACCCCGCCGGTACCGTGTGCTACCGCGGTCGCGGCGCCGTCGACCTGGCGGTCACCGCATTCGCCCCGCAACTGGCGGGCGGCCTCGACAAGCAGGAAGGCGCCGAACGCACCGGGGTGTGTGTAGGCCAGGCCACCTCCGCTCGTCTGTCCGGGCAGCGCTCCGCCGGGTCCGAGCACTCCTTCGGCGACAAAAGGGCCGCCTTCACCCTTGGGGCAGAACCCGAGGTCTTCGAGCGCGAGCAGCACGGTGATGGTGAACGAGTCGTAGAGCTGCACGACGTCGATGTCGCGGGGAGACAGCTGAGCGGTTTTGAATGCCGCGGGCCCGGAGACAGATCCGGGTGTGACTGTCAGATCAGGCATCTGGGAGATCATCGCGTGCGAGGCCGCCGACGCGGCGCCCAGGACCATCACAGGCTGGGTGGCCAACGCGCGTGCCCGTCCGGTGCTGGTGATCACGATCGCCGCGGCTCCGTCGGTGACCAGGCAACACTCCAATTTGTGCAGCGGCTCGGCAATGAAGCCCGAGCTCAACACGTCATCCACCGTGATCGCTTCGCGCAGATGCGCACGCGGATTCAAGGCGGCCCATCGTCTGGTGTCTACCGCGATTTGAGCCAATTGCGCTGCGGTGGTTCCGTACTCGGCCATATGTCGGCTGGCGGCCAGCGCGTACGCGCTGATCGGCAACATCACCCCGTACGGAGTCTCCCATTCCAGTCGCTCGGGAGTGGCGAAGACGCCCAGTCCTTTCTCGCCACGCCGGCGGGCCGCTCGTGGCGTCGAGGCGTACACGATCACGACCGTTTCGGCCGCACCGGCGGCGATGGCAGCAGCGGCATGCTCGACATACAGCCCGTAGCTCGCCCCGCCGGTCTGAGTAGAGTCGGTGAACCGCGGTGCGATTCCCAGATACTCGGCAAGTTCCACGGCGTGCATCAGGGTTCCGCCGGTACAACAGCATAACCCGTCCACATCACGCAGCGACATACCCGCGTCAGCCAGGGCCGCACTGACGACACGCGCCTCCAGCTCCCGCAGCGGAACGTCGATCACGCCGGTGGGCGAAACCTCCTCGGCAACACCGACGATGGCGGCCGCTCCTCGAATCGTCGTCACCGGTACACCCCTTCGAACAGGGCACGCAGGCCTGGTTGACTGACCTTCAGTGATGGCGTGCGGGGCAGCTCGTCAACCACGACGAGCTGCGCCGGAACCTGATATCGACTTACCCGCGCTCGAACGTAGTCCACAAGCACCTGCGGCTCGACCTGCGCACCTTCAGCCAACTCGACTGCCGCGACAGGCACTTGGCCGAGGCGCTTGTCAGGTACACCGGTCACGCCGGCGTCGCGCACCGCGGGGTGGGTGCGCAACACGTTGACGATGTCGGTGGGTGTGATCTTGAAGCCACCGCGGATGATCACGTCGTCGGTGCGTCCGTCGATGTAAACGAAGCCGTCTGAGTCAATTCGACCGAGGTCGGTCGTCGACACCCAATCCCCGCCCCGAGTCCGTACCTCAATGCGACCGGGCGTTCCGGCCGGTACCTCTCGACCGTCGTCCGCGGATACGACCCGGATCTCCCGACCTTCGTGCGGCCGACCTACGCTGCCACGTTTTGTTGCTGCCCATTTGCGGTGCAGGGCGAGGTTCCAGCCGGCCACTCCACCCGCGAATTCGGTTGCCCCGTAGGACGGCAGCACCGCGACTCCGTATCGTCGCTCGAATTGAGCCTGAACGTCGACCGGCAGGTGTGCGGTTCCCGAGGTAACAACGTCGACGCTGGCGAAGGCCTCTGGTGCTACGGCGGCGTCCAGCACCATCGCCATCGCCGATGGCACCAAACTCACCGCGCGCGGTCGATGCCGCGAGAGGAGATCTACGAAGTCCGTCACGCTGAATCGCTCCAGTAGCGCGATCTTCCTGCCTTCGCAGATGTTCAGCAGAGTGCGGAACAAACCGGACATGTGCACCAAGGGAGACGAGACAATGGCCACCCCCGATCGCAACCTGGGAGCCGGAGCGTCAGATGAACCGTAGTGCACGCCAGCTGCCGCGACCGTATGCTCAAAGTCGCGGTAGGACAGTGGTATACGCTTCGGTGGACCCGTCGTACCACTGGTCAGCATCTCAACCGCGATCCCGGCCGCGCCGGCCTTGAACGGGCCTGTACCGAGACTTTCGAGTTCCGGTACGGGCTGGCAGGCGGCCGGTTCGGCCACGACTTGCAATCCGATGGCGTCGCTAGCGGCGTCGACGACGCCGGTACGTCGCCAGTCGGTTGGCACGGCCACCAACACCGGCAGTCTCAGACTGCGGATTTCTTCGGCGAGCGCGTTGTCACCGTGTGCAGGGTTGATCGTGACGATGCAACCACCGGCCAGCAGCACTCCCAGCATGGCACCGATCATCGCCGGGTCGTTGCGCAGTATCAGCCCCACGGCGGTGCCGTCACCCAAATTCGCTGTCATCACCCGGTTTTCCACCGATTTGGCGATGGCGGCCAGTGTCCGCCAGTCGGTCCACGTCCCTCGATATTCGATCGCCGGTGCTGAGGGATCGAGGGTCAGAACCGTGCGGATGCGGTCAACCAGTCCCCCGGTCAAACTGCGGCGGCCGCGAGCTCGGTGGCGGCCGGGATCACCTCTTGAGCGAACAACTTCATCGACTCGTACACCTTGGTGCGGTCCATCGCACCGCCGCGTGACATGCGCAACATGATGTTGCGCCAACCCATATCCACGACGGTCCGCATCTTGTCGATGATGCGGTCCGGGTCGCCCATCAACGTCAGGTGAGAGTTGAGTACCTGTTCGTAACTCTGCTTGTCGTGCTTTTCGAACCAGTCCGAGTAGGCCTTGTAGTCGGCAGGTATCTGCCCGTCTCGCTCGAACGGGTTCGAGTATTGGCGATGGGTCTGGATCGACAGTTCGACGCTGTCGCGGGGATAGGTGCGGGCAAAAGCGTCGTCTTGGTGGCAGAACGCGTTGAGAAGCGCCCAGACATTTCCGGTTGCTGCTGCGAGGCCTTTCTCGGACTGGACCTTGAGGTAGATGTCCAACGCTCCCTGCAGGTCCGGGTCCACCTGATAAGGGTTCCCGATAATCGCACCAAATCCCTTGTCGGCCAGCCACTCAAAGCTGGACGGTGTCTTCATCACCGTGCCCCACACGGGAATCGGTCGCTGCAGTGGCCGCGGATAGATCGTCACGTCCTCGAGCTGGAAGTATCTGCCTTGGTAACTGACGTTTTCCTCGCTGAGCAGCCGGTGCACGATCTCCACGCACTCCTGGTACCGGCCGGTGGCCTCGTCCATCGAGATACCGAAACCTTTGAATTCGTGCGCCTGATATCCACGGCCGAACCCGGCGTCGAAACGTCCCCCCGACAACACGTCGACAAGTGCAATGCGTTCGGCCAGCTGAATCGGGTCGTGAAACGGCGCGACCATGCATGCCGTTCCAATACGAATTCGCTCGGTCTGGGCCGCGATAGCCGCCGCTACCTGGGGTAGGTCAGCGAGCATGCCGTACGGAGAAAAGTGGTGCTCTGCCAACCAGACTTCGTCGAAGCCGAGTTCCTCCGCCCAGCGCGCCTCCTGCAGCACGTTGGCCAGCACCTCCTGATCGCTGAGGTGATTGGGCTTGTCGCCGAGGATGAACACACCGAATCTCATTGGGCTGCCCCCTGCTGAAAACTAGTTGCAGTTACTGCCAATATATTGCACGATTGAACACGAAGCGTCAAACCGTTCATCGCAGGAGGTCGTGCGTGAGTCTGTCCGACGCGGTCGTCGGTACCCCGATGACTCCGGCGACCTTTCGGTGGGATGAAACGGACGTCATCCTCTACGCGCTGGGTGTCGGTGCCCGGCCCCCCACCGAGCTCCCGTTGCTCAATGAAGCGTGCGGGCCGCAGGTGCTGCCGACCTTCGCGCTCGTCGCGAACTGGTGGGCGGTCAAGGACCTGCGCAGCGCGCTCGACCTGGGTACGTTTCCGATTGTGCATGCCGCGCAGTCCCTTGACCTGCACCGGCCGATCGCGACCCGCGGCGAGCTTTCCGTGCGCGCCGAGGTCTCGGCGGTCTGGGACAAGGGCAAGCATGCCGCAGTGGAACTCACCAGTCGGGGCACCGACGACGACGGGCCGGTCTTCGTCGCTCGGTCACAGACCATGGTGCTCGGCGCCGGAGGTTTCGGCGGGGGCCGCGCTCCGGTGGCAGACCCCGATCCCGAGGGTGAACCGGACGCGCAGCGTGACGACGTCGTCCGGCCGGAGCAGGCCGCGATCTACCGGTTGTCCGGTGACCGCAACCAACTGCACATCGATCCGGCGGCTGCCCGCAAGTACGGCTTCGACGACGTCTTCCTCCACGGACTGTGCACGCTCGGATTCGCAGCACGAGCTTTGATCAATGAGTTCGGGCACGGAAACCCAGCCGCGTTGACGTCATTGAGCTGTCGGTTCGCCAAGCCGGTGCGCCTCGACGCCGCGGTGCGCACCGAGATGTGGCGATCGGGAGAATCAGTGCGATTCCGGATGCTGCAAGGCGATGTGCTGGCGTTGAGTTCGGGTTCCGCATCGGTGTCGGGAGGCTGAACATGGATCAAAGACGGGCCCGGGGACAGCGCAACAGGCAAGCTCTCATCCACGCGGCGATCGACCTGTTCAGCGATCGTGGTTACGAAGCGACGACTATCGAACAGATCTCGGCCGCGGCCGGAGTGGCGCCGCGGACGTTCTTTCACCACTTCGCCACCAAGGACGACATCCTGTTCGACGGATACGCCGACCGGCTCGCAGAGGCCACCAGGCGGTTCCGGGCGGCCCACCCCGATTCACTGGCCGAAGCTCTCGCCGAGGCGTCATCGGCGGTGGCGCAGGCGATCACCGAACAGCCGGAACTGTTCGTGGCGCGCGCGCGGCTGTACCAGAGGGTGCCGGCGCTACGGGCGACGATGCTCCGGATCAATGAGGACTGGATCGACCAACTCACCGCGGAGGTCGCACGCTGGTTGGGGTGCGAGGGCGGGAATGACCTCCGGCCGCGCCTTGCCGCGACATTGCTCAACGGGGCCAACCGCGCCGCCATCGATGTGTGGGTCGGCGGCGGCGGTCACGGCGACCTGCCCGGCCTGATTGCCGAATCGGTTCAGTTGGTGCGGCCGGCGATCTGCGCAATCGAGCAGGCCGGCACCGCCGCCGCGGAGAGTCAACGTGCCGGCTGAATCACGTCCACTGGCGATCGTCACCGGAGGGGCGCGGGGGATCGGTGAGGCCATCGTCGACACGTTGGTGGCCGCCGGACACCGGGTGGCCGCTGTCGACATCAATGCAAAAGCCCTCGAGCGGATTCGCGCTTCGGAGTACGCGCGATCGGGACAACTCATCCCCGTGCAGCTGTCGATCACCGAGCGTGCAGCGGTGGAGACGGCGGTGCGCGACCTGACCGACCGTCACGGGCCCATCTGTGCGCTGGTCAACAATGCCGGGATGACCTTGCCCGCAACATTTTTGGATCAGACCGACGATGACTGGGATCAGATCGTGGAGGTCAATCTCAAGGGCACGTTCGTGGTGTCGCAAGTCGTGGCCCGTTCGATGGTGACCGCAGGTGGCGGTTCGATCGTCAACGTGAGTTCGGTATCGGCGCACGGGGTGCGTACCGGACCGCCCGCATACGCCGCCGCCAAGTCGGGAGTCGAGGGGCTGAGCAGGCTGATGGCCGTGCAACTGGGCGAGCACGGTGTCCGGGTCAACACGGTGGTGGTCGGTACGACCGCGACTCCGTGGCTGCTGTCGCGCAAGAGTGAGGCGGAACTTGACCGGATGCGCGCGACGACCCTGACCG
It contains:
- a CDS encoding fatty acid--CoA ligase family protein: MTGGLVDRIRTVLTLDPSAPAIEYRGTWTDWRTLAAIAKSVENRVMTANLGDGTAVGLILRNDPAMIGAMLGVLLAGGCIVTINPAHGDNALAEEIRSLRLPVLVAVPTDWRRTGVVDAASDAIGLQVVAEPAACQPVPELESLGTGPFKAGAAGIAVEMLTSGTTGPPKRIPLSYRDFEHTVAAAGVHYGSSDAPAPRLRSGVAIVSSPLVHMSGLFRTLLNICEGRKIALLERFSVTDFVDLLSRHRPRAVSLVPSAMAMVLDAAVAPEAFASVDVVTSGTAHLPVDVQAQFERRYGVAVLPSYGATEFAGGVAGWNLALHRKWAATKRGSVGRPHEGREIRVVSADDGREVPAGTPGRIEVRTRGGDWVSTTDLGRIDSDGFVYIDGRTDDVIIRGGFKITPTDIVNVLRTHPAVRDAGVTGVPDKRLGQVPVAAVELAEGAQVEPQVLVDYVRARVSRYQVPAQLVVVDELPRTPSLKVSQPGLRALFEGVYR
- a CDS encoding nuclear transport factor 2 family protein — its product is MLRHVAAENARDLDAVMATFTHPRYEIIPTGAVFDGDAAVRAMLVQQWTDLPLLRYSAASLYHGDNGLIVETRTTAPDTPMDMLSINLFGFRGPDLILERCYFDRTLLAAQLALLT
- a CDS encoding SDR family NAD(P)-dependent oxidoreductase, with product MPAESRPLAIVTGGARGIGEAIVDTLVAAGHRVAAVDINAKALERIRASEYARSGQLIPVQLSITERAAVETAVRDLTDRHGPICALVNNAGMTLPATFLDQTDDDWDQIVEVNLKGTFVVSQVVARSMVTAGGGSIVNVSSVSAHGVRTGPPAYAAAKSGVEGLSRLMAVQLGEHGVRVNTVVVGTTATPWLLSRKSEAELDRMRATTLTGRLGEPSDVAATVAFLCSPQAKHVTGQLISVSGGQWIP
- a CDS encoding OB-fold domain-containing protein, with amino-acid sequence MRWETLSGAGVVYAVSVHHRPALPALADKVPYSVVLVDLAEGVRMMSNVFGPPPAVGDRVGVTWLALDDGRNLAVFEPR
- a CDS encoding MaoC/PaaZ C-terminal domain-containing protein, with the translated sequence MSLSDAVVGTPMTPATFRWDETDVILYALGVGARPPTELPLLNEACGPQVLPTFALVANWWAVKDLRSALDLGTFPIVHAAQSLDLHRPIATRGELSVRAEVSAVWDKGKHAAVELTSRGTDDDGPVFVARSQTMVLGAGGFGGGRAPVADPDPEGEPDAQRDDVVRPEQAAIYRLSGDRNQLHIDPAAARKYGFDDVFLHGLCTLGFAARALINEFGHGNPAALTSLSCRFAKPVRLDAAVRTEMWRSGESVRFRMLQGDVLALSSGSASVSGG
- a CDS encoding TetR/AcrR family transcriptional regulator, which translates into the protein MDQRRARGQRNRQALIHAAIDLFSDRGYEATTIEQISAAAGVAPRTFFHHFATKDDILFDGYADRLAEATRRFRAAHPDSLAEALAEASSAVAQAITEQPELFVARARLYQRVPALRATMLRINEDWIDQLTAEVARWLGCEGGNDLRPRLAATLLNGANRAAIDVWVGGGGHGDLPGLIAESVQLVRPAICAIEQAGTAAAESQRAG
- a CDS encoding acetyl-CoA acetyltransferase produces the protein MTTIRGAAAIVGVAEEVSPTGVIDVPLRELEARVVSAALADAGMSLRDVDGLCCCTGGTLMHAVELAEYLGIAPRFTDSTQTGGASYGLYVEHAAAAIAAGAAETVVIVYASTPRAARRRGEKGLGVFATPERLEWETPYGVMLPISAYALAASRHMAEYGTTAAQLAQIAVDTRRWAALNPRAHLREAITVDDVLSSGFIAEPLHKLECCLVTDGAAAIVITSTGRARALATQPVMVLGAASAASHAMISQMPDLTVTPGSVSGPAAFKTAQLSPRDIDVVQLYDSFTITVLLALEDLGFCPKGEGGPFVAEGVLGPGGALPGQTSGGGLAYTHPGAFGAFLLVEAARQLRGECGDRQVDGAATAVAHGTGGVLSATSTVILGTEATL
- a CDS encoding LLM class flavin-dependent oxidoreductase, giving the protein MRFGVFILGDKPNHLSDQEVLANVLQEARWAEELGFDEVWLAEHHFSPYGMLADLPQVAAAIAAQTERIRIGTACMVAPFHDPIQLAERIALVDVLSGGRFDAGFGRGYQAHEFKGFGISMDEATGRYQECVEIVHRLLSEENVSYQGRYFQLEDVTIYPRPLQRPIPVWGTVMKTPSSFEWLADKGFGAIIGNPYQVDPDLQGALDIYLKVQSEKGLAAATGNVWALLNAFCHQDDAFARTYPRDSVELSIQTHRQYSNPFERDGQIPADYKAYSDWFEKHDKQSYEQVLNSHLTLMGDPDRIIDKMRTVVDMGWRNIMLRMSRGGAMDRTKVYESMKLFAQEVIPAATELAAAAV